A genomic window from Candidatus Kouleothrix ribensis includes:
- a CDS encoding type III-B CRISPR module-associated protein Cmr3, protein MPTWIIEPRDPLIVRDGRPFGPDPGARARSLSFPFPSTITGGVRNRAGLGANGMFDHGQIDRVKRDVSARGPLLVELVDDAKQMRLSWLAPAPADALLLSVDDKTRAKILQLVPIASPQGATYGQVAGTTLALIGLRAHFAEKLLPAPPRFWHWDAFANWLLTPQEGERMLAEVGLAGPTAEIRMHVGIDPEAQTSFEGLLFQTAGLEFTGPKRRRLALAVATDTTFQHFAGGLAPLGGERRLVAWRQIDTGLPACPAELRKRIVERRACRVVLLTPGYFTAGFRPTWLLEPHAGVAATLQAALVGRPQVVSGWDLAAERITASGRREFGAPKPIRRLAPSGSVFFLSLPKDVDTEAIDKWIDCLWMQNVSDDDASRSEGFGLAALGVWSGELEPMEVN, encoded by the coding sequence GTGCCTACCTGGATTATCGAGCCACGCGACCCATTGATTGTACGCGATGGCCGGCCGTTCGGCCCCGACCCCGGTGCGCGCGCACGCTCGCTGAGCTTTCCGTTTCCGTCAACAATCACTGGTGGGGTCCGTAATCGCGCTGGTCTTGGCGCGAACGGTATGTTCGATCATGGCCAGATCGATCGAGTAAAGCGCGACGTTAGCGCCCGTGGCCCGTTGTTAGTTGAGCTTGTCGATGATGCCAAGCAAATGCGGCTAAGCTGGCTCGCGCCTGCACCGGCTGACGCGCTGCTGCTGTCTGTAGATGACAAAACCCGCGCGAAGATACTACAGCTTGTGCCGATAGCCTCCCCACAGGGGGCAACCTATGGGCAGGTTGCAGGAACCACACTCGCACTCATTGGGTTGCGGGCACATTTCGCCGAAAAACTGCTGCCTGCACCACCGCGCTTCTGGCATTGGGACGCATTCGCTAACTGGCTGCTCACGCCACAGGAGGGCGAGCGCATGTTAGCTGAGGTTGGCCTCGCCGGGCCGACTGCCGAGATACGCATGCATGTGGGGATCGATCCGGAGGCCCAAACTTCGTTTGAAGGTCTGCTTTTCCAGACCGCTGGGCTTGAATTTACCGGACCGAAGCGCCGCCGGCTGGCGCTTGCAGTCGCAACCGACACTACATTCCAGCATTTTGCTGGCGGCCTAGCGCCACTTGGTGGCGAGCGGCGCCTGGTGGCCTGGCGTCAGATCGACACTGGTCTACCCGCCTGCCCGGCAGAGCTACGGAAGCGAATTGTCGAGCGTCGTGCCTGCCGCGTTGTGCTGCTGACGCCTGGCTATTTCACTGCCGGCTTCCGGCCAACCTGGTTGCTCGAGCCCCACGCAGGTGTTGCGGCAACCCTTCAGGCGGCATTGGTTGGGCGGCCGCAGGTGGTTTCCGGCTGGGATCTAGCGGCCGAGCGGATAACCGCGAGTGGTCGCCGGGAATTCGGGGCGCCGAAGCCGATACGGCGGTTAGCGCCCTCCGGCAGCGTGTTCTTCTTATCATTGCCAAAGGATGTGGATACTGAGGCGATCGATAAATGGATCGATTGCCTGTGGATGCAGAATGTGAGCGATGATGATGCCAGCCGCAGTGAGGGCTTTGGCCTCGCAGCGCTGGGCGTCTGGTCCGGCGAGCTCGAGCCAATGGAGGTGAACTAA
- a CDS encoding transposase, which produces MPSIPPTLRGGTPDLPTVPPLVQYVLGCFLDPILAWVTTLVYRPVLQRCADHPLVLLAQCYDPAAVVAACASFHHPATAPGRPPTFTIDQFVRMEIVRAWADSCSDPALEDLLSTNLLVRWFVGLPLAQPGPDHSTLAAFHAYLCDHAPAVFFRDSLAFLDQVDPENPATTPQIVDTFAMESPVAACRGPAHLLRHLCLRLARCWLEHAPRSLQHALPPLDLGQVARPFYPRTALDRQQHLQSAVSLTQWLRDGLTPHLPALEPPLRAVVVDYLAALAKVQADELTTDASGYVTERPATDRGAHRLASALDRFATFRKHGDDAPAVLGTNAVIATTTTRIRAVVALTGSTPDSAAPAAVLHQQCAAGVPLPPHLVMDQAGGWGKTRAQVDAVSDGQTAMVAWVPTSGGSDPHRYTVADFQVDAERTRCICPNGVLSTKAYQHGAGEGVFFRFLASQCAGCPLWGQCRDPEASPKGHRNVYISDYHRYLQAGSAFNQTPTGRALLAGRWQVEPTIAFLVRYQGCRRARRVGQAAAQCQLFQACALRNLLLWLSRVRRGWPPTADVSRAVPLRWGGLPPGRPAAACPPAGVIDANQHAFWLHPVHPSRPPALAATNHPPRALRSPAPRPDPTGKNAPDVRRGRYTPN; this is translated from the coding sequence ATGCCCAGTATACCACCGACGCTCCGCGGCGGCACGCCCGACCTGCCCACTGTGCCGCCGCTCGTCCAGTATGTGCTTGGCTGTTTCCTGGATCCCATCCTGGCCTGGGTTACCACGCTCGTGTACCGCCCAGTGCTGCAGCGGTGTGCCGATCATCCGCTCGTCCTGCTGGCGCAGTGCTACGACCCCGCCGCCGTCGTCGCCGCCTGCGCCTCCTTTCATCATCCCGCCACTGCTCCCGGTCGCCCGCCCACCTTCACGATCGACCAGTTCGTCCGCATGGAGATCGTGCGCGCCTGGGCCGACAGTTGCTCTGACCCGGCCCTGGAAGATCTGCTCAGCACCAATCTGCTGGTGCGCTGGTTTGTCGGCCTCCCGCTGGCCCAACCTGGCCCTGACCACTCCACGCTCGCCGCGTTTCACGCCTATCTGTGCGACCACGCCCCGGCGGTTTTCTTTCGCGATAGTCTCGCGTTTCTGGATCAGGTCGACCCTGAGAACCCGGCCACCACCCCCCAGATCGTCGACACCTTCGCGATGGAAAGCCCCGTCGCCGCCTGTCGTGGCCCCGCACATCTGCTGCGCCATCTCTGTCTGCGCCTGGCGCGCTGCTGGCTGGAGCACGCGCCACGTTCCCTCCAGCACGCCCTGCCACCGCTGGATCTCGGCCAGGTAGCGCGGCCTTTCTATCCGCGCACCGCCCTCGACCGCCAGCAGCACCTCCAGAGCGCGGTCAGCCTGACGCAGTGGCTCCGCGACGGACTGACGCCCCACCTGCCCGCGCTTGAGCCGCCCCTGCGGGCGGTGGTCGTCGACTATCTCGCCGCCCTGGCCAAAGTCCAGGCCGATGAGCTGACGACCGATGCCAGCGGGTACGTGACCGAGCGCCCGGCCACTGACCGCGGCGCCCATCGGCTGGCGAGTGCGCTGGACCGCTTTGCCACCTTCCGCAAGCACGGCGACGATGCGCCAGCCGTACTCGGCACCAACGCGGTGATCGCGACGACCACGACCCGCATCCGCGCCGTCGTTGCCCTGACCGGCAGCACGCCCGACAGCGCCGCTCCGGCTGCGGTACTCCACCAGCAGTGTGCGGCCGGCGTGCCCCTCCCACCGCATCTGGTGATGGATCAGGCCGGGGGCTGGGGCAAGACCCGCGCCCAGGTCGACGCCGTCAGCGACGGGCAAACCGCAATGGTGGCGTGGGTTCCGACCAGCGGCGGGAGCGACCCCCACCGCTACACGGTGGCCGATTTCCAGGTTGATGCCGAGCGCACGCGCTGCATCTGCCCCAACGGGGTGCTCAGCACGAAGGCGTATCAGCACGGCGCGGGCGAGGGGGTGTTCTTCCGCTTTCTGGCCTCCCAATGCGCCGGGTGCCCATTGTGGGGTCAGTGTCGCGACCCCGAGGCGAGTCCGAAGGGGCATCGGAACGTGTACATCTCGGACTACCACCGCTATCTGCAGGCGGGTTCGGCCTTCAACCAGACGCCGACCGGGCGCGCCCTGCTGGCGGGACGCTGGCAGGTGGAGCCGACGATTGCGTTTCTGGTGCGCTATCAGGGCTGCCGACGGGCGCGGCGGGTCGGCCAGGCGGCGGCGCAGTGCCAGTTGTTCCAGGCCTGTGCGCTGCGCAACCTGTTGCTGTGGCTGAGCCGGGTGCGGCGGGGCTGGCCCCCGACCGCCGACGTGAGCCGGGCGGTGCCGCTGCGATGGGGCGGGCTGCCCCCGGGGCGGCCGGCCGCAGCGTGCCCGCCAGCCGGCGTCATCGACGCCAACCAGCATGCGTTCTGGCTACACCCCGTTCACCCATCACGACCCCCCGCGCTAGCCGCGACCAACCACCCGCCCCGCGCGCTCCGCTCTCCAGCGCCCCGCCCCGACCCCACCGGAAAAAACGCCCCCGATGTGCGCCGGGGGAGATACACCCCCAATTAG
- the cmr4 gene encoding type III-B CRISPR module RAMP protein Cmr4, which translates to MVNARLYFVHALSPLHAGTGQGSGVIDLPIAREKATGLPFLPGSSVKGVLRDGSDTTLRTAVFGPDTINASDHAGAIQLADARLLLLPVRSLRGTFAWVTSPYVLQRFERDARDVGISDLPALPQIDSNDSCAITTASVLKLEVRGSERVVLEDLDLRPSPSETVASWATWLAQHALGGEPALQSLIAGRLCIVHDDLLNFLLSTALEVTARVRLKPDAKTVDSGALWYEEALPAETVLAGLVAATPNAKGGATAKQVFGVVASASEHALQFGGKATVGRGLCRIRLS; encoded by the coding sequence ATCGTGAATGCTCGCTTGTATTTTGTCCACGCACTCTCGCCGCTACACGCTGGCACCGGGCAGGGCTCGGGCGTGATTGATCTGCCAATCGCCCGCGAGAAGGCCACCGGCTTGCCATTCTTGCCCGGCTCGTCGGTGAAAGGCGTGTTGCGTGACGGCAGCGATACCACTTTACGCACGGCCGTCTTTGGGCCTGATACGATCAATGCCAGCGACCACGCCGGCGCGATTCAGCTAGCCGATGCGCGGCTGCTGCTGCTGCCGGTGCGAAGCCTGCGCGGCACGTTCGCCTGGGTCACGTCGCCGTATGTGCTTCAGCGCTTCGAGCGTGACGCACGCGACGTTGGTATTTCCGACCTACCGGCGCTGCCTCAGATTGACAGCAATGACTCTTGCGCAATCACCACGGCATCGGTGCTCAAGCTCGAGGTGCGCGGCAGCGAGCGGGTTGTACTTGAGGATCTCGATCTCCGACCCAGCCCGAGCGAAACAGTGGCTAGCTGGGCCACCTGGCTAGCCCAGCACGCGCTGGGCGGCGAGCCGGCGCTCCAGTCCCTAATCGCCGGGCGTTTGTGCATCGTGCATGACGATCTCCTGAACTTCCTGCTCTCCACAGCACTGGAAGTAACGGCACGCGTACGCCTCAAACCCGACGCCAAGACAGTCGACAGCGGCGCGCTATGGTACGAAGAGGCCCTCCCAGCCGAAACCGTGCTTGCCGGCTTGGTCGCCGCTACGCCAAACGCCAAGGGTGGCGCGACGGCTAAGCAGGTGTTTGGCGTCGTGGCGAGCGCGTCGGAACACGCACTTCAATTCGGTGGCAAAGCTACCGTTGGCCGTGGTCTGTGCCGTATCCGCCTGTCATAG
- a CDS encoding DUF2817 domain-containing protein — translation MRPRRPSWPILFALLLGLLAPARPGHAAQPVVELVLGSSAEGRPISAIKIGAGPRKLVLVGNTHGGPEANTFELATQLATFFRANPAEVPDTVRLYIIPTLNPDGLAAGSRFNGRSVDLNRNMDTSTDSCPENDWNVHVQGAYGIESDTGGPYSQSEPESRLIRDFLLDAAGVIFYHSSGGDVFPAFCEHAPSIALAQAYAAATGYQYDRYWPNYMITGGMHDWAGGLGIAAITPELLSGSAPEFEQNLAGVRAVLRQAEQLLPLPAEHSENGLAVPALIWRYWKSHGAAAQFGLPLAPAAQSGGGVYQYFERAVLALDPALADTPQLVQPAPLGRMALAGYTFAPAAEQPDARFFPATGHTLREAFQVYWQQFDGALLLGMPLSEEFDAYTADGSKRTIQYFERGILAYYPEDASVRPEPLGWAALVRARLNSPAAAQQIR, via the coding sequence ATGCGCCCACGCCGCCCATCCTGGCCCATCTTGTTCGCACTGCTGCTTGGGCTGCTGGCGCCGGCCCGGCCCGGCCACGCCGCCCAGCCAGTCGTCGAGCTGGTGCTCGGCAGCTCGGCCGAGGGCCGGCCGATCAGCGCGATTAAGATCGGCGCCGGGCCACGCAAACTGGTGCTGGTGGGGAACACGCACGGCGGCCCCGAGGCCAACACCTTCGAGCTGGCCACGCAGCTGGCCACATTCTTCCGCGCCAACCCGGCCGAGGTGCCCGACACCGTGCGGCTGTACATTATTCCTACGCTCAACCCCGACGGGCTGGCGGCCGGGTCGCGCTTCAACGGCCGCAGCGTCGACCTCAACCGCAATATGGATACCAGCACCGACAGCTGCCCCGAGAACGATTGGAACGTCCATGTGCAGGGCGCATACGGCATCGAGTCCGACACCGGCGGGCCGTACAGCCAGTCCGAGCCCGAGAGCCGGCTTATTCGCGATTTCCTGCTCGACGCGGCCGGCGTGATCTTCTACCACTCCTCGGGCGGCGATGTATTCCCGGCGTTCTGCGAGCACGCGCCTTCGATCGCGCTGGCCCAGGCCTACGCCGCCGCGACCGGCTACCAGTACGATCGCTACTGGCCGAACTATATGATCACCGGCGGTATGCACGATTGGGCCGGCGGCCTGGGCATCGCCGCGATCACGCCCGAGCTGCTCAGCGGCAGCGCGCCTGAGTTCGAGCAGAACCTGGCCGGCGTGCGCGCGGTGCTGCGCCAGGCCGAGCAGTTGCTGCCGCTGCCGGCCGAGCACAGCGAGAACGGCCTGGCCGTACCGGCGCTGATCTGGCGCTACTGGAAATCGCACGGCGCCGCGGCACAGTTTGGCCTGCCGCTCGCGCCGGCCGCGCAGTCGGGCGGTGGCGTGTACCAGTATTTCGAACGCGCGGTGCTGGCGCTCGACCCGGCGCTAGCCGATACGCCGCAGCTGGTGCAGCCGGCGCCGCTCGGCCGGATGGCGCTGGCCGGGTACACGTTCGCGCCGGCCGCCGAGCAGCCTGACGCGCGCTTTTTCCCCGCCACCGGCCACACCCTGCGCGAGGCCTTCCAGGTCTACTGGCAGCAGTTCGACGGCGCGCTGCTGCTGGGCATGCCGCTCTCGGAAGAGTTCGACGCCTACACGGCCGACGGCAGTAAGCGCACGATCCAGTACTTCGAGCGCGGCATCCTGGCCTACTACCCCGAGGATGCCAGCGTACGGCCCGAGCCGCTCGGCTGGGCCGCGCTGGTGCGCGCGCGCCTGAACAGCCCCGCCGCCGCCCAGCAGATCCGCTAA
- a CDS encoding type III-B CRISPR module-associated protein Cmr5, giving the protein MQTREQTYAQGVYALVSRVAVRSDAEKNKYGAIAHKLPILIRTAGLAQALAFTTRDAVQQKLLHDLATVMGFEQSEALLKASREASIGEYMYLTQEALAALLWFKRFAEFVLEVQPGTDAEVSV; this is encoded by the coding sequence ATGCAAACGCGCGAGCAAACCTACGCTCAGGGCGTCTATGCCCTAGTAAGCCGTGTCGCGGTACGCAGCGATGCCGAGAAGAATAAATACGGCGCGATTGCCCACAAGCTGCCGATCCTGATCCGCACGGCCGGCCTGGCGCAGGCGCTGGCATTCACCACCCGCGATGCTGTGCAGCAGAAATTGCTGCACGATCTCGCCACAGTGATGGGCTTTGAGCAGAGCGAGGCTTTACTGAAAGCCAGTCGCGAGGCATCGATCGGCGAGTATATGTATCTGACGCAAGAGGCACTAGCGGCGCTGCTATGGTTCAAACGCTTTGCCGAGTTTGTGCTGGAAGTACAGCCCGGCACGGATGCGGAGGTGAGCGTATGA
- the cmr1 gene encoding type III-B CRISPR module RAMP protein Cmr1, with protein MYGGGVEPTQADPISSVRATEVRGQLRFWWRATRGGQFGKDVANLKRAEDLLWGSASGSGGGGPSRVNVQLTLDARGKPYTAIDRQGHSTNPHGEPLNIGHPSSVDSYAAFPLNSIRGASVLQDVRFSITVTVCETPTASEAGFSGPLAFEVEAALWAWATFGGIGARTRRGFGALRVRETRVGEQVDLPPAAAAGASQWLRERFNKYVVTGTWPEHVPHLEREHTMLRVLENPNNGDAIRTWRFLIDKLKAFRQQRPINGNRPGRNHWPEQDEVRRLTGFRSRRHANEISHIRKFPRAAFGLPLIIQYKRDDQGDGDPRGNNTVNVPEKERFASPLLLRPLATTGAPLGMAIVLAGSRVPNTLTLTHSRGESAVRSNLTKAEASAITKADGHTPLLNGETDVLAAFLKFL; from the coding sequence GTGTATGGGGGTGGCGTCGAACCCACCCAGGCCGACCCGATCTCGAGCGTGCGCGCCACCGAAGTGCGTGGGCAGCTGCGCTTCTGGTGGCGGGCAACTCGTGGCGGGCAGTTTGGTAAGGACGTAGCCAATCTCAAGCGAGCAGAAGATCTGCTTTGGGGCAGTGCAAGCGGCAGTGGCGGCGGTGGGCCTTCGCGCGTCAACGTGCAGCTCACGCTCGACGCACGCGGCAAGCCATATACCGCTATCGATCGGCAAGGTCACTCAACAAATCCGCACGGCGAGCCATTGAACATTGGGCACCCGAGCTCAGTCGATAGCTACGCAGCCTTCCCACTCAATAGCATCCGCGGGGCGAGCGTATTGCAAGATGTGCGGTTTTCCATCACGGTAACAGTGTGCGAGACCCCCACCGCATCCGAGGCTGGCTTTTCCGGCCCGCTGGCATTCGAGGTTGAGGCTGCACTATGGGCCTGGGCAACCTTTGGTGGCATTGGAGCGCGTACGCGGCGTGGCTTTGGTGCCTTGCGTGTGCGTGAAACCAGAGTGGGCGAGCAGGTTGATCTGCCACCGGCCGCAGCCGCAGGCGCCAGCCAGTGGCTGCGCGAACGATTTAATAAATACGTTGTCACTGGCACCTGGCCAGAGCATGTTCCGCATCTCGAACGCGAGCACACTATGCTGCGCGTGCTCGAGAACCCGAACAACGGCGACGCCATCCGTACCTGGCGCTTCCTGATCGATAAGCTCAAAGCATTTCGCCAGCAGCGACCAATCAATGGGAACCGGCCAGGCCGCAACCACTGGCCCGAGCAAGATGAGGTTCGGCGGCTAACCGGCTTTCGCTCACGACGGCACGCCAATGAGATCTCGCACATCCGCAAGTTTCCGCGTGCCGCATTTGGACTACCGCTGATTATTCAGTACAAACGCGATGATCAAGGAGATGGCGACCCACGCGGCAACAATACTGTGAACGTGCCTGAAAAGGAGCGATTTGCAAGTCCGCTGCTGCTGCGCCCGCTGGCGACGACCGGCGCACCGCTGGGCATGGCGATTGTGCTCGCGGGCTCACGAGTGCCCAATACACTCACATTAACTCACTCACGGGGGGAATCGGCTGTGCGCTCCAATCTCACAAAGGCCGAGGCCAGCGCGATTACCAAGGCCGATGGACATACACCGCTGCTGAACGGTGAGACCGATGTGCTGGCAGCGTTTCTCAAGTTCCTATAA
- a CDS encoding class I SAM-dependent methyltransferase, whose protein sequence is MNTREPAMLDPAAAYALWAASYPAQAHNPLMQAEERAMLTLVPGELRGRAVLDAGCGSGRYIIHARQRGARRVLGVDLSHKMLARAAHELHDRGMAAPVVQGRLDAIPLRDHWADLTLCGLTIGHLTELRAPLAELRRVTRPGGSILCSDFHPIGHMLGWRREFRAGEQTYAVRHTPHLYSDWQQACAALGLRIVRVLEPRLDQRDIPADAHFDPAALQVPVALVLELRRE, encoded by the coding sequence ATGAACACACGTGAGCCAGCCATGCTCGACCCAGCCGCCGCCTATGCGCTCTGGGCGGCCAGCTACCCGGCGCAAGCGCACAACCCGCTGATGCAGGCCGAGGAGCGCGCCATGCTCACGCTTGTGCCGGGCGAGCTGCGTGGCCGCGCGGTGCTCGATGCCGGCTGCGGCAGCGGGCGCTATATCATCCACGCCCGGCAGCGCGGCGCGCGCCGCGTGCTTGGCGTCGATCTCTCGCACAAGATGCTGGCGCGCGCCGCGCACGAGCTGCACGATCGCGGGATGGCCGCCCCGGTTGTGCAGGGCCGCCTCGACGCCATCCCGCTGCGCGATCACTGGGCTGATCTGACGCTGTGCGGGCTGACGATCGGGCACCTGACCGAGCTGCGCGCGCCGCTGGCCGAGCTGCGGCGTGTGACGCGGCCGGGCGGCAGCATACTGTGTAGCGACTTCCACCCGATCGGGCATATGCTGGGCTGGCGGCGCGAGTTTCGGGCCGGCGAGCAGACCTACGCGGTGCGCCATACGCCGCATCTCTACAGCGACTGGCAGCAGGCCTGCGCGGCGCTGGGGTTGCGGATCGTGCGCGTGCTCGAGCCGCGCCTCGACCAGCGGGATATTCCGGCGGATGCACACTTCGACCCGGCGGCGCTGCAGGTGCCGGTGGCGCTGGTGCTCGAGCTGCGCCGCGAGTAG
- a CDS encoding IS4 family transposase — protein sequence MSTIPQVSQAMQELLTSAAEAADAKLHYTKRPDRAKFTAATLTQTLVLGFLAHPDARVEQLAQSAARVGVAVAPQAVDQRFTLATAALLQDIVRSSMHTLIAADGVAIPLLQRFTGVRVHDSTTIVLPDALAEHWRGCGGASEVHTSAALKCGVQLDLLTGALCGLDLADGRASDHCLGVQHAALPTGSLRLADLGFYDLGVLAALSAQQVYWLSKLEPTALITDATGRSRSLLAFVQTLGEVAQWEGSVWVGQGQRLSARLLVQRVPQEVADGRRRRIRKTARDKGVTPSAAALALAEWTILMTNIPPEKLSLAEALVLAKVRWQIELLFKLWKSHGQIDQWRTSKPARILCEVYAKLLSMVVQHWALVVGCWEFPDRSLVKAAQVVRDHAPELASARARVERLTEVLETMQQVLARTARMNTRKKHPNTYQLLLTLTTEPAQA from the coding sequence ATGTCGACCATACCACAGGTCAGCCAGGCCATGCAAGAACTGCTCACCAGCGCCGCAGAAGCCGCCGACGCCAAACTGCACTACACCAAGCGCCCTGACCGTGCCAAGTTTACCGCCGCCACCCTCACCCAAACGCTGGTGCTGGGCTTTCTGGCCCATCCGGATGCCCGTGTCGAGCAACTGGCCCAGAGTGCCGCCCGCGTCGGTGTCGCTGTCGCGCCGCAGGCGGTTGACCAGCGCTTTACCCTGGCCACGGCGGCGTTGTTGCAAGACATTGTGCGCAGCAGTATGCACACCCTGATCGCCGCTGACGGGGTCGCCATCCCCCTCCTGCAGCGCTTCACGGGCGTGCGTGTGCACGACAGCACCACGATTGTGCTCCCTGATGCCTTGGCCGAGCACTGGCGCGGCTGTGGTGGCGCCAGTGAGGTACATACCTCGGCCGCGCTCAAGTGTGGTGTCCAGCTCGATCTGCTCACTGGGGCATTGTGCGGGCTTGATCTGGCGGATGGTCGCGCCTCCGACCATTGCTTGGGCGTCCAGCATGCCGCGCTGCCCACGGGCAGCTTGCGCTTGGCCGACTTGGGCTTTTATGACCTGGGCGTGTTGGCCGCGCTGAGTGCGCAACAGGTCTATTGGCTCTCGAAACTGGAGCCGACCGCGCTGATTACCGACGCGACAGGGCGCAGCCGTTCCTTGCTGGCATTTGTGCAGACGCTGGGCGAGGTTGCGCAGTGGGAAGGGTCGGTTTGGGTTGGTCAAGGCCAGCGCCTGTCGGCGCGGCTGCTCGTACAACGGGTGCCGCAGGAAGTGGCCGATGGGCGGCGGCGGCGCATCCGCAAGACCGCCCGTGACAAGGGTGTCACCCCGAGTGCGGCGGCGTTGGCGCTGGCAGAGTGGACGATCTTGATGACCAACATTCCGCCCGAGAAGCTGTCGCTGGCTGAGGCACTGGTGCTGGCGAAGGTGCGCTGGCAAATCGAGTTGCTGTTCAAATTGTGGAAGTCGCACGGCCAGATCGATCAGTGGCGCACGAGCAAGCCGGCGCGGATTTTGTGTGAAGTGTACGCCAAGCTGCTCTCGATGGTGGTGCAGCACTGGGCACTGGTGGTCGGGTGCTGGGAGTTCCCCGACCGCTCTTTGGTCAAGGCGGCGCAGGTCGTGCGCGATCATGCGCCAGAACTGGCAAGTGCGCGCGCACGAGTGGAGCGCCTCACGGAAGTACTGGAGACCATGCAGCAGGTTTTGGCCCGCACGGCACGCATGAATACACGCAAAAAGCATCCGAATACCTACCAACTCTTACTCACCTTGACAACCGAGCCGGCACAAGCTTGA
- the cmr6 gene encoding type III-B CRISPR module RAMP protein Cmr6 — protein MNGRRATVAGASSAPGSTHPGLWFDRFLNDAERENAQNNAALVRQVSGLGEPGEYAAFFARWRATFEEQVQRNQAQLHEAQVLGRLAVGLGGESVIETAITLHRTYGVPYIPGSALKGLTASFARQRLGDAWVEGSEAYRIAFGTTEQAGYITFFDALYVPGSGALRRPLHPDVITVHHKEYYTGGMPQAPADWDSPTPVPFMTASGRFLIALAGPPAWVTATLDILYYALTERGVGAKTSSGYGRMYLQLPGKPAPGASDTMITANKSRTAGQTAADIQPSKAQIPMMDEVFVGKVVAVDETVVLVEIPSFSQERAIGIIRAETLGGRTDRYHKGNSARVQVIGISTVTGGRVVVELKPSPKAGRK, from the coding sequence ATGAATGGTCGCAGAGCTACGGTCGCTGGCGCCAGTTCAGCCCCCGGATCTACGCACCCCGGGCTGTGGTTCGATCGCTTCCTCAATGATGCGGAGCGCGAGAACGCCCAGAACAATGCCGCGCTTGTGCGCCAGGTCAGTGGCCTGGGCGAGCCAGGGGAATATGCTGCGTTCTTCGCACGCTGGCGTGCGACATTCGAGGAGCAGGTGCAGCGCAACCAGGCCCAGCTGCACGAGGCGCAGGTGCTTGGCAGATTGGCGGTGGGCCTGGGCGGTGAAAGCGTGATCGAGACCGCAATTACGCTGCATCGAACCTATGGAGTGCCCTATATACCCGGTAGCGCGCTGAAGGGTCTCACTGCCTCGTTCGCGCGCCAGCGATTGGGCGACGCCTGGGTTGAGGGTAGCGAGGCATACCGTATTGCCTTCGGTACCACCGAGCAGGCTGGCTACATTACGTTTTTTGACGCGCTGTATGTGCCAGGCAGTGGGGCGCTCCGCCGTCCACTTCATCCCGACGTGATAACTGTCCATCATAAGGAGTACTATACTGGTGGTATGCCTCAGGCCCCAGCCGACTGGGATAGCCCCACGCCGGTACCGTTTATGACTGCCAGCGGCCGCTTTCTGATCGCGCTGGCCGGGCCGCCGGCATGGGTGACAGCCACACTGGATATCCTATACTACGCACTAACCGAGCGCGGTGTTGGTGCAAAGACCTCAAGCGGCTACGGGCGAATGTACCTACAGCTACCAGGCAAGCCTGCGCCAGGGGCTAGCGACACTATGATAACTGCTAATAAGTCCAGAACCGCTGGGCAAACGGCCGCCGACATCCAGCCGAGCAAAGCACAAATACCGATGATGGATGAAGTTTTTGTCGGTAAAGTGGTAGCAGTTGATGAGACCGTCGTGCTGGTAGAGATTCCAAGCTTTTCGCAGGAGCGCGCAATCGGAATTATACGTGCGGAAACGCTTGGCGGGCGAACCGATCGCTATCACAAAGGAAACTCCGCTCGTGTACAAGTGATAGGCATATCAACCGTCACGGGTGGTCGCGTGGTTGTTGAGCTCAAGCCCAGTCCAAAGGCCGGGAGAAAATAG